A single genomic interval of Nonomuraea rubra harbors:
- a CDS encoding sensor histidine kinase — protein sequence MNVARRGPRLPGRDRRLPGRDRRLPDPDRRLLVRARRRITVQVAGAISVVLALVGVLVWCAMGHGQGSAAERDLTAAAQHSPIAHPPPCVWLYELRADGTVHAAPGAPATLPVRRALERVSAGGAPETAHVTVAGQDYLIHTRERAGTTVQAAMDLRYQAAEQQRLLRTLIGAEIAGLLAALLVGQVVSRRAIAPLGEALARQRRFAADVSHELRTPLTRLHTRAQLLSRRLRGGTDPILLIDEVDQLVTGTGQLGEVVADLLRSAQFKQLHRPFGPVDLAVLAAELAVAEDARAAAQGVSIEVRCDGPGDPVVRGVESALRRVISALLDNALGHTGPGGHIRVTLTGEPGTVCLTVRDDGAGLDPGDAERLFTRFEGTGFGLGLALVREVVDGHHGTITADGRPGGGAVFTVRLPAHPAEPIAEPARRPDRQRYQPPLPG from the coding sequence GTGAACGTCGCCCGGCGCGGTCCCCGGCTGCCCGGCCGGGACCGGCGGCTGCCCGGCCGGGACCGGCGGCTGCCCGACCCTGACCGGCGGCTGCTCGTCCGCGCCCGGCGGCGCATCACCGTGCAGGTGGCGGGCGCGATCTCCGTGGTGCTCGCGCTCGTCGGCGTGCTGGTGTGGTGCGCCATGGGCCACGGCCAGGGCTCGGCGGCCGAGCGCGACCTGACCGCCGCCGCGCAGCACTCGCCGATCGCCCATCCGCCGCCCTGCGTGTGGCTGTACGAGCTGCGCGCCGACGGCACCGTGCACGCCGCCCCGGGCGCGCCGGCGACGCTGCCCGTACGCCGGGCGCTCGAGCGCGTGTCCGCCGGGGGCGCGCCGGAGACGGCGCACGTCACCGTGGCCGGGCAGGACTACCTGATCCACACGCGCGAGCGCGCCGGCACGACCGTGCAGGCCGCGATGGACCTGCGGTACCAGGCCGCCGAGCAGCAGCGGCTGCTGCGCACGCTCATCGGGGCGGAGATCGCCGGGCTGCTGGCCGCGCTGCTGGTCGGCCAGGTCGTCTCCCGCCGCGCGATCGCGCCGCTGGGCGAGGCGCTGGCCCGGCAGCGCCGCTTCGCCGCCGACGTCAGCCACGAGCTGCGCACGCCGCTGACCCGCCTGCACACCCGCGCCCAGCTCCTGTCGCGGCGGCTGCGCGGCGGCACCGACCCGATCCTGCTCATCGACGAGGTGGACCAGCTCGTGACCGGCACCGGGCAGCTCGGCGAGGTCGTCGCGGACCTGCTCAGATCGGCCCAGTTCAAGCAGCTGCACCGGCCCTTCGGCCCGGTGGACCTGGCCGTCCTGGCCGCCGAGCTGGCCGTGGCCGAGGACGCCAGGGCCGCCGCGCAGGGGGTGAGCATCGAGGTGCGCTGCGACGGGCCGGGCGACCCCGTCGTCCGCGGGGTGGAGTCCGCGCTGCGGCGGGTGATCTCGGCCCTGCTGGACAACGCGCTCGGCCACACCGGCCCCGGCGGGCACATCCGGGTGACGCTGACCGGCGAGCCCGGCACGGTGTGCCTCACCGTCAGGGACGACGGCGCCGGGCTGGATCCCGGGGACGCCGAGCGGCTGTTCACCCGGTTCGAGGGGACGGGGTTCGGGCTGGGGCTGGCGCTCGTGCGGGAGGTGGTGGACGGCCACCACGGCACGATCACCGCCGACGGCCGCCCGGGCGGCGGCGCCGTGTTCACCGTACGGCTGCCCGCCCACCCCGCCGAGCCCATCGCCGAGCCGGCGCGCCGGCCGGACCGGCAGAGGTATCAGCCGCCGCTCCCGGGGTAG
- a CDS encoding response regulator transcription factor, whose translation MAGTSGTAGPVSRRLLLVEDDRELGTMLVGLFTEQGYTVDLALEGQRGLHLGLSRAYDVLIVDRGLPALDGIDLVRRLRRQAVTVPVLVLTAFGSVADRVTGLDAGAEDYLVKPFDIDELLARVRALHRRNLDLAELLPLGAGWLDPEAHAVRLPTGELVALSGQECRLLSALAARPRQVHTRESLRQRVFDGANKESIVDTYVYYLRNKLGSGVVCTVRGVGYRLGEL comes from the coding sequence GTGGCTGGGACATCAGGCACGGCCGGTCCTGTCTCGCGCCGGCTGCTGCTCGTCGAGGACGACCGCGAACTGGGGACCATGCTGGTCGGCCTGTTCACCGAACAGGGTTACACCGTCGATCTCGCCCTGGAAGGGCAGCGCGGGCTGCACCTGGGGCTGTCCCGCGCGTACGACGTGCTCATCGTCGACCGCGGCCTGCCCGCCCTCGACGGGATCGACCTGGTGCGGCGGCTGCGCCGGCAGGCCGTCACCGTGCCGGTGCTGGTGCTCACCGCGTTCGGCTCGGTCGCCGACCGGGTGACCGGGCTGGACGCGGGCGCCGAGGACTACCTGGTCAAGCCGTTCGACATCGACGAGCTGCTGGCCAGGGTGCGCGCGCTGCACCGCCGCAACCTCGACCTGGCCGAGCTGCTGCCGCTGGGCGCGGGGTGGCTGGACCCCGAGGCCCACGCGGTCCGCCTGCCGACCGGGGAGCTGGTGGCGCTGTCGGGCCAGGAGTGCCGGCTGCTCAGCGCGCTGGCCGCCCGCCCCCGGCAGGTGCACACGCGCGAGTCGCTGCGCCAGCGGGTGTTCGACGGGGCCAACAAGGAGTCGATCGTGGACACGTACGTGTACTACCTGCGCAACAAGCTCGGCTCCGGCGTCGTGTGCACCGTACGAGGCGTGGGTTACCGCCTGGGCGAGCTGTGA
- a CDS encoding cation:proton antiporter gives MPILAPLTAHVTAPDANLALVLKVLPALVVLLVAAAICGRLAQLVMQPRVLGEMVAGVLLGPTLFGWLFPEAQAALFPPEVRPVLYVLSTIGLTLYMFLVGAGIDHTAQTPGELRKAGVLAASGIVPSLLLGAGAGLLLYDLLSRPDVPPLQFALFVGGALSLTAFPMLARILYERGLQNTPIGRLTLLAASIDDALAWCILALLSAMHLGNGPGGALPTIALTAVFAVVMLKVVAPLLRPLGRSVARTGRIGPTAMYVVILVPLAAGWVTDWIGVYSVFGGFFAGLAMPRDPAFREALHGRMMEIVSTLLLPTFFTFSGLNTQLGGIAGGAMPAAFGLILLAGFAGKYFGCSLAMRGIGFGTRESYAVGALMNARGLMILIFINIGLAQGMITQELFAMLVLVAVLTTAGALPLYKLALPDRLEAGARSGEPVAREPVDVRSDSA, from the coding sequence ATGCCCATCCTGGCTCCACTCACAGCACACGTCACTGCTCCTGACGCCAACCTCGCGCTGGTGCTCAAGGTCCTGCCCGCCCTCGTGGTGCTCCTCGTCGCCGCGGCGATCTGCGGGCGGCTGGCCCAGCTGGTGATGCAGCCGCGCGTGCTCGGCGAGATGGTCGCCGGCGTGCTGCTCGGCCCGACGCTGTTCGGCTGGCTCTTCCCCGAGGCGCAGGCGGCGCTGTTCCCGCCCGAGGTGCGGCCCGTCCTGTACGTGCTGAGCACCATCGGCCTGACGCTCTACATGTTCCTGGTCGGGGCCGGCATCGACCACACCGCGCAGACGCCCGGCGAGCTCCGCAAGGCGGGCGTGCTGGCCGCGTCGGGGATCGTCCCGTCGCTGCTGCTCGGCGCCGGCGCCGGGCTCCTGCTGTACGACCTGCTCTCCCGCCCCGACGTGCCGCCGCTCCAGTTCGCCCTGTTCGTGGGGGGCGCGCTGTCGCTGACCGCCTTCCCCATGCTGGCCAGGATCCTGTACGAGCGGGGCCTGCAGAACACGCCCATCGGCCGGCTCACCCTGCTGGCCGCCTCCATCGACGACGCGCTGGCCTGGTGCATCCTGGCCCTGCTGTCGGCCATGCACCTCGGGAACGGCCCCGGCGGCGCGCTGCCCACGATCGCGCTGACCGCGGTGTTCGCCGTGGTCATGCTCAAGGTCGTGGCCCCGCTGCTGCGCCCGCTCGGCAGGAGCGTCGCGCGCACCGGCCGGATCGGCCCCACCGCCATGTACGTCGTCATCCTCGTCCCGCTCGCCGCCGGCTGGGTGACGGACTGGATCGGCGTCTACTCCGTCTTCGGCGGCTTCTTCGCCGGCCTGGCCATGCCCCGCGACCCCGCGTTCCGCGAGGCGCTGCACGGCCGCATGATGGAGATCGTCTCGACGCTGCTGCTGCCCACCTTCTTCACCTTCTCCGGGCTGAACACGCAGCTCGGCGGCATCGCGGGCGGGGCCATGCCGGCGGCGTTCGGGCTGATCCTGCTGGCCGGGTTCGCCGGGAAGTACTTCGGGTGCTCGCTGGCGATGCGGGGCATCGGGTTCGGCACGCGGGAGTCGTACGCGGTGGGCGCGCTGATGAACGCCCGCGGCCTGATGATCCTCATCTTCATCAACATCGGCCTGGCCCAGGGCATGATCACGCAGGAGCTGTTCGCCATGCTGGTGCTCGTGGCCGTGCTCACCACCGCCGGTGCCCTGCCCCTGTACAAGCTGGCCCTGCCCGACCGGCTGGAGGCCGGCGCCAGGTCCGGCGAGCCGGTCGCTCGGGAGCCGGTCGACGTGCGGTCCGATTCCGCGTAG
- a CDS encoding cytochrome P450 has translation MLIISLVVLAVLASLPWWLPARVVALRVRVFERINGDEGIPVPGDLAGVEHFGALYAHPAATGRSRGAALSDLFWYWLSPGPEMHQEHLEAGDTYDAVARVTRRLLAVRRTEAEELARRCAGRALRDARGLVRLRDLMMPLWAEFSYELVFAEPCPREARDLIAGNAADVSSALKCTSLRHLGRRKRLTAYLLRNLHRVRVPLPEGLTAREKAYYLHGAFFTTAVVQLSEAMAHLLLVLARHPEVQERARTGDDRYLDQVIAETMRLYPLFGIAHRITTGDIALDERTTIPAGSVLCFNYPAFHRAGLADPDRFDPDRFAGPGAKDLNHIPFGVAANRPCPAWRLAPIAMRAVAREVLDRYVLDSSVSHTRSLPHRGPCLLTPRDAPHRPGPALAYLRVRDRWEDVWRSLAQLVLGTYMVWDARRLRLCERHFEGSEAEKRHAHPGSTHSTRHCS, from the coding sequence ATGCTGATCATCTCCCTCGTCGTGCTGGCCGTGCTGGCGAGCCTGCCGTGGTGGCTGCCCGCCAGGGTGGTGGCGCTGCGGGTGCGGGTGTTCGAGCGGATCAACGGGGACGAGGGCATCCCGGTGCCCGGCGACCTCGCCGGCGTCGAGCACTTCGGCGCCCTGTACGCGCACCCGGCCGCCACCGGGCGCAGCCGGGGAGCGGCGCTGTCGGACCTGTTCTGGTACTGGCTCTCGCCCGGCCCCGAGATGCACCAGGAGCACCTGGAGGCGGGGGACACCTACGACGCGGTGGCCAGGGTCACGCGCCGCCTGCTCGCCGTACGCCGTACGGAGGCCGAGGAGCTGGCCCGCCGCTGCGCTGGTCGGGCGCTGCGGGACGCGCGCGGCCTGGTGCGGCTGCGGGACCTCATGATGCCGCTGTGGGCGGAGTTCTCCTACGAGCTGGTCTTCGCCGAGCCCTGCCCGCGCGAGGCCCGCGACCTCATCGCCGGGAACGCCGCCGACGTCTCCTCCGCGCTCAAGTGCACGAGCCTGCGGCACCTGGGCCGCCGCAAGCGGCTGACCGCCTACCTCCTGCGCAACCTGCACCGGGTGCGCGTGCCGCTCCCCGAGGGCCTGACGGCGCGGGAGAAGGCGTACTACCTGCACGGCGCCTTCTTCACCACCGCCGTCGTGCAGCTGTCGGAGGCCATGGCGCACCTGCTGCTCGTCCTGGCCCGGCACCCCGAGGTGCAGGAACGGGCGCGCACGGGCGACGACCGCTACCTCGACCAGGTGATCGCCGAGACGATGCGGCTCTACCCGCTCTTCGGCATCGCCCACCGCATCACCACCGGCGACATCGCGCTCGACGAGCGCACCACGATCCCCGCCGGCTCGGTGCTCTGCTTCAACTACCCCGCCTTCCACCGCGCCGGCCTCGCCGACCCGGACCGGTTCGACCCGGACCGGTTCGCGGGGCCGGGCGCGAAGGACCTCAACCACATCCCGTTCGGCGTCGCGGCCAACCGGCCGTGCCCCGCCTGGCGGCTGGCGCCGATCGCGATGCGCGCGGTCGCGCGCGAGGTCCTGGACCGGTACGTGCTCGACTCCTCGGTCTCCCACACCAGGTCCCTGCCCCATCGCGGGCCCTGCCTGCTCACCCCTCGCGACGCGCCTCACCGTCCCGGCCCCGCCCTGGCGTACCTGCGGGTGCGGGACCGCTGGGAGGACGTCTGGCGCAGCCTCGCGCAGCTCGTCCTCGGCACGTACATGGTGTGGGACGCGCGCAGGCTGCGGCTGTGCGAGCGCCACTTCGAAGGCTCTGAAGCGGAGAAACGGCATGCCCATCCTGGCTCCACTCACAGCACACGTCACTGCTCCTGA
- a CDS encoding NAD(P)-binding domain-containing protein translates to MADNTTLDYLVIGAGPAGLQLGHFLHRAGRTYLILEAGPEPGQFFRTFPRHRTLISINKKHTGWDDPELNLRMDWNSLLSDDPGLLFTRYSDRYFPHADDLVRYLRDFAEACGLRIAYDARVTRVERPDGFRVTVADGRTYQARRLVVATGVTRPNIPPIPGVETADLYGTAPTDPAGYLGQRVLVIGKGNSAFETADNLIETAAVIHVAGPHSVRMAWRTHYVGHLRAVNNGLLDTYQLKSQNALLDGDIRRIERQPDGTYLVTVAFARVNEVTKDIPYDRVILCTGFRFDASIFAGDCRPELVIDGRFPALTPAYESVNVPDLYFAGTITQSRDFKRGTSGFIHGFRYGVRALHRIMESRHHGVPWPARELPADPAALAAAVIERVNRTSALWQQFGLLADVIVLNGDGTARYLEELPHDLQGPLIGDRGHFAITLEYGPDHDQVDPFDIEVARISQSDSARAHEGHYLHPVVRHHLPGRPVAVHHITENLENEWDSPEVHVEPLRAFFAARTASVPA, encoded by the coding sequence GTGGCGGACAACACCACCCTCGACTACCTGGTGATCGGCGCCGGGCCCGCGGGCCTCCAGCTCGGTCACTTCCTGCACCGGGCGGGCCGCACGTACCTGATCCTCGAGGCCGGGCCGGAGCCCGGCCAGTTCTTCCGCACCTTCCCGCGCCATCGCACGCTCATCTCGATCAACAAGAAGCACACCGGCTGGGACGACCCGGAGCTCAACCTCCGGATGGACTGGAACTCGCTGCTCTCGGACGACCCCGGCCTGCTGTTCACCCGCTACAGCGACCGCTACTTCCCGCACGCCGACGACCTGGTCCGCTACCTGCGCGACTTCGCCGAGGCGTGCGGGCTGCGCATCGCCTACGACGCGCGCGTGACCCGGGTGGAGCGGCCGGACGGCTTCCGCGTGACGGTGGCGGACGGCCGCACGTACCAGGCGCGGCGGCTGGTCGTCGCGACCGGCGTCACCCGGCCGAACATCCCGCCCATCCCGGGCGTGGAGACCGCCGACCTGTACGGCACCGCCCCCACCGACCCCGCCGGCTACCTCGGGCAGCGGGTGCTCGTCATCGGCAAGGGCAACTCGGCGTTCGAGACGGCCGACAACCTGATCGAGACGGCGGCGGTCATCCACGTGGCGGGCCCGCACTCCGTACGCATGGCCTGGCGCACCCACTACGTCGGCCACCTGCGCGCGGTCAACAACGGCCTGCTCGACACCTACCAGCTCAAGTCGCAGAACGCGCTGCTCGACGGCGACATCAGGCGCATCGAGCGGCAGCCGGACGGCACGTACCTGGTCACGGTGGCCTTCGCCCGGGTCAACGAGGTCACCAAGGACATCCCGTACGACCGGGTGATCCTCTGCACCGGCTTCCGCTTCGACGCCTCGATCTTCGCCGGCGACTGCCGTCCCGAGCTGGTGATCGACGGCAGGTTCCCGGCGCTCACGCCCGCGTACGAGTCGGTCAACGTCCCGGACCTGTACTTCGCCGGCACCATCACCCAGTCGCGCGACTTCAAGCGCGGCACGAGCGGCTTCATCCACGGCTTCAGGTACGGCGTGCGCGCCCTGCACCGGATCATGGAGTCCCGCCACCACGGCGTGCCCTGGCCGGCCAGGGAGCTGCCCGCCGACCCGGCGGCGCTCGCGGCGGCCGTCATCGAGCGGGTCAACCGCACCTCGGCGCTGTGGCAGCAGTTCGGCCTGCTCGCCGACGTGATCGTGCTGAACGGCGACGGCACCGCCCGCTACCTGGAGGAGCTGCCGCACGACCTCCAGGGCCCGCTGATCGGCGACCGCGGCCACTTCGCGATCACCCTGGAGTACGGCCCGGACCACGACCAGGTCGACCCGTTCGACATCGAGGTGGCCCGCATCAGCCAGAGCGACTCGGCCCGCGCCCACGAGGGCCACTACCTGCACCCCGTCGTGCGGCACCACCTGCCGGGCCGGCCCGTCGCCGTCCACCACATCACGGAGAACCTGGAGAACGAGTGGGACTCCCCCGAGGTCCACGTCGAGCCGCTCCGGGCGTTCTTCGCCGCGCGGACGGCCTCCGTGCCCGCGTGA
- a CDS encoding class I adenylate-forming enzyme family protein produces MLFPHPLIEALRRSPGTPAFEHGARTVTRAELLELIRRLSGALREAGLGPGRAIAVRTEVTPEAFAAHMAAHALGCRVVGIRPGYPPGQLAHVLAMDVDAVLVDPATATPQLMTGRTLSLGPVPGAADLLARPDDGGPLELTARPDDVAALTFTSGSTGRPKGCAITYRALGEHWAWQPRVWSPVAEAFARGFERYLLFGTLASMVVMEFLAPCLLGGGTAVIPEDDGRPMFPYAIERYRITGSIITVPRLFRMMELLDTADVSSLRALMVSGSPIGPRRLRAAAARLGPVVYQGYGQTEAGNVAMLTPEHIAAGIVAPVGLPHPGVELSVRDEAGAELPPGRTGEIHVRSPYIMAGYWGDEAETRETLGDGWLRTRDLGHVDAGGFLHLEGRSRDVVMVNAMVVYAGPIERVLTGHPDVDEAYVVGAPDESTGEAVHAFVVPAPGRVPDQAALAARVRAELGEDSVPKTITVVPGVPVATSGKPDKRALLAQHCGGLF; encoded by the coding sequence ATGCTCTTCCCGCACCCCCTGATCGAGGCGCTGCGCCGCTCCCCCGGCACCCCGGCCTTCGAGCACGGCGCCAGAACCGTCACCCGCGCCGAGCTGCTGGAGCTGATCCGGCGGCTGTCCGGAGCGCTGCGCGAGGCGGGCCTGGGCCCCGGCCGGGCGATCGCCGTCCGCACGGAGGTGACGCCGGAGGCGTTCGCCGCGCACATGGCCGCGCACGCGCTGGGCTGCCGCGTCGTCGGCATCCGCCCCGGCTACCCGCCCGGCCAGCTCGCCCACGTGCTCGCCATGGACGTCGACGCCGTCCTCGTGGACCCGGCCACGGCGACGCCGCAGCTGATGACCGGGCGGACGCTCTCGCTGGGCCCCGTGCCCGGCGCGGCGGACCTGCTGGCCCGCCCGGACGACGGCGGGCCGCTGGAGCTGACCGCCCGGCCGGACGACGTGGCGGCCCTGACCTTCACCAGCGGCAGCACCGGCCGGCCCAAGGGCTGCGCGATCACGTACCGGGCGCTCGGCGAGCACTGGGCGTGGCAGCCGCGCGTGTGGTCGCCGGTGGCGGAGGCGTTCGCGCGCGGGTTCGAGCGGTACCTGCTGTTCGGCACGCTGGCGAGCATGGTGGTCATGGAGTTCCTGGCGCCGTGCCTGCTCGGCGGCGGTACGGCGGTGATCCCGGAGGACGACGGGCGGCCGATGTTCCCGTACGCGATCGAGCGGTACCGCATCACCGGCTCGATCATCACCGTGCCGAGGCTGTTCCGGATGATGGAGCTGCTGGACACGGCGGACGTGTCGAGCCTGCGGGCGCTGATGGTGTCGGGCTCGCCGATCGGCCCGCGCAGGCTGAGGGCGGCGGCCGCGCGGCTCGGCCCCGTCGTCTACCAGGGGTACGGCCAGACGGAGGCGGGCAACGTGGCCATGCTCACCCCCGAGCACATCGCCGCCGGCATCGTGGCCCCGGTGGGCCTGCCGCATCCGGGGGTCGAGCTGAGCGTGCGCGACGAGGCCGGCGCCGAGCTGCCGCCGGGCCGTACGGGCGAGATCCACGTCCGCAGTCCGTACATCATGGCCGGTTACTGGGGAGACGAGGCGGAGACGCGCGAGACGCTCGGGGACGGCTGGCTGCGCACCCGCGACCTCGGCCACGTGGACGCCGGCGGCTTCCTGCACCTGGAGGGCCGCTCCCGCGACGTGGTGATGGTCAACGCGATGGTGGTGTACGCGGGGCCGATCGAGCGGGTGCTGACCGGCCATCCGGACGTGGACGAGGCGTACGTGGTGGGCGCGCCGGACGAGAGCACCGGCGAGGCGGTGCACGCGTTCGTCGTGCCCGCGCCCGGCAGGGTGCCCGACCAGGCGGCGCTGGCCGCACGCGTACGGGCGGAGCTGGGCGAGGACAGCGTGCCCAAGACGATCACGGTGGTCCCCGGCGTCCCGGTGGCCACGAGCGGCAAGCCGGACAAGCGGGCCCTCCTGGCGCAGCACTGCGGAGGCCTGTTCTGA
- a CDS encoding sulfotransferase family protein, whose protein sequence is MKVIGAGFGRTGTRSLKAALELLGFGPCYHMSTVIAEPYRVRQWLDVGEGRSRDWDTLFAGFRSALDWPASAYWRELAGHYPEAKVVLTVRDPARWYDSVSATIFRSALEQRARPPLRRRVIRWMVARRAPDFALYPRMARATFIDPVFGGRLDDRDHVIEVFERHVAEVRAAIPAGRLLVFEPGDGWEPLCAFLGVAVPDVPYPQVNERAAFRRKRPRRLARLILRGR, encoded by the coding sequence GTGAAGGTGATCGGCGCGGGCTTCGGCCGTACCGGGACGAGGTCCTTGAAAGCGGCACTCGAACTGCTCGGGTTCGGGCCCTGCTACCACATGTCCACCGTCATCGCCGAGCCGTACCGGGTGCGGCAGTGGCTCGACGTCGGGGAGGGGCGCTCGCGGGACTGGGACACGCTGTTCGCCGGGTTCCGGTCGGCGCTCGACTGGCCCGCCTCGGCGTACTGGCGGGAGCTGGCCGGGCACTATCCCGAGGCCAAGGTCGTCCTCACCGTCCGCGACCCGGCGCGCTGGTACGACAGCGTCAGCGCGACCATCTTCCGCAGCGCGCTGGAACAGCGGGCCCGGCCGCCGCTGCGGCGGCGGGTGATCAGGTGGATGGTGGCGCGGCGGGCGCCCGACTTCGCGCTGTACCCCCGGATGGCCAGGGCCACCTTCATCGACCCCGTCTTCGGCGGGCGTCTCGACGACCGCGACCACGTCATCGAGGTCTTCGAGCGGCACGTCGCCGAGGTCAGGGCGGCGATCCCGGCCGGGCGGCTGCTGGTGTTCGAGCCGGGGGACGGGTGGGAGCCGCTGTGCGCGTTCCTGGGGGTGGCCGTGCCCGACGTGCCGTATCCGCAGGTGAACGAGCGGGCGGCGTTCCGGCGCAAGCGGCCGCGGCGGCTGGCCAGGCTCATCCTGCGCGGGCGGTGA
- a CDS encoding DUF4352 domain-containing protein encodes MGYPPLPSGPYGPQPPYQQPPYGPRPQQPSYPPSYRHQGRPEPEAPVTPPSLRDNLALVVLLAVGVPLLLLGGGAAVVMVLTDTGRRAVLTDSGGATMVMPSREPLASEPPAAGDTVGQPTADTFGQPGTDQPGVGQPGTDQAGIGQPGTGQTGIGQPAATQPAATQPAATQPAATQPAATQPAATPPAASQPAASQPAANQPAQGQTGQRQTGQGQTGQQPATARVGGTLTVQGMDPGLKVSVTVNRVVNPATPASDFLKPKTGNKLVAVEVTLANAGQAVYTDAPTNGAWLIDGQGQQYRSTLSNVTEGQGFGGTVTVNAGDSRKGVIVFEVPEPAVLATFQFGLNSGIASQKGEWTLS; translated from the coding sequence ATGGGATACCCGCCCCTGCCGTCCGGCCCGTACGGACCGCAGCCTCCGTACCAGCAGCCGCCGTACGGCCCGCGGCCCCAGCAGCCCTCGTACCCGCCTTCGTACCGGCATCAGGGCCGCCCGGAGCCCGAGGCGCCGGTGACGCCGCCGTCGCTCCGGGACAACCTGGCGCTGGTCGTGCTGCTCGCGGTCGGGGTTCCGCTGCTGCTCCTGGGCGGTGGCGCGGCCGTGGTGATGGTGCTGACGGACACCGGCAGGCGGGCGGTGCTCACCGACTCCGGCGGGGCGACCATGGTCATGCCCTCGCGCGAGCCGCTGGCGAGCGAGCCTCCGGCCGCGGGCGACACGGTGGGCCAGCCGACGGCGGACACGTTCGGCCAGCCCGGAACCGACCAGCCCGGCGTCGGGCAGCCGGGAACCGACCAGGCCGGGATCGGGCAGCCGGGGACCGGCCAGACCGGGATCGGGCAGCCCGCCGCCACCCAGCCCGCCGCCACCCAGCCCGCCGCCACCCAGCCCGCCGCCACCCAGCCCGCCGCCACTCAACCCGCGGCCACCCCACCGGCGGCGAGCCAGCCCGCCGCGAGCCAACCCGCCGCAAACCAGCCCGCACAGGGGCAGACCGGGCAGAGGCAGACCGGGCAGGGGCAGACCGGGCAGCAGCCGGCCACGGCCAGGGTGGGCGGGACGCTCACCGTCCAGGGCATGGACCCCGGCCTCAAGGTCAGCGTGACCGTGAACCGGGTCGTGAACCCCGCCACCCCCGCCTCCGACTTCCTGAAGCCGAAGACGGGCAACAAGCTCGTCGCCGTCGAGGTGACGCTCGCCAACGCGGGCCAGGCCGTCTACACCGACGCCCCCACGAACGGCGCCTGGCTCATCGACGGCCAGGGCCAGCAGTACCGCTCGACCCTCTCGAACGTCACCGAGGGCCAGGGCTTCGGCGGCACCGTGACGGTCAACGCGGGAGACTCGCGCAAGGGTGTGATCGTGTTCGAGGTCCCGGAGCCGGCGGTGCTCGCCACGTTCCAGTTCGGGCTGAACAGCGGGATCGCGAGCCAGAAGGGCGAGTGGACGCTGTCCTGA
- a CDS encoding SDR family NAD(P)-dependent oxidoreductase codes for MSGRGVLVTGASRGIGRAIAAAFAAQGDRVAIHHRDSAKEAEDLLHELPGQGHAVVRADLADPEAVRTMVDEAARELGGAIDVLVNNAGVFFHHPVTETSYEEWQDAWRRTLGVNLLGAANAAWCALRHMSSGARIINVSSRGAFRGEPDSPAYGASKAGMNALSQSLAIALAPRGIAVAAVAPGFVETDMTNEHLKAPRGDAIRAQSPFGRVARPEEIAAAVLYLASPAAEWASGAVLDLNGASYLR; via the coding sequence ATGAGCGGACGTGGAGTTCTTGTCACCGGGGCATCGCGAGGGATCGGACGGGCGATCGCGGCGGCGTTCGCCGCGCAGGGAGACAGGGTGGCGATCCATCACCGTGACTCCGCCAAGGAGGCCGAAGACCTCCTCCACGAGCTGCCCGGCCAGGGGCATGCCGTGGTGCGGGCCGACCTGGCCGACCCCGAGGCCGTCAGGACCATGGTGGACGAGGCGGCCCGGGAGCTGGGCGGGGCGATCGACGTGCTGGTGAACAACGCGGGCGTGTTCTTCCACCACCCCGTCACCGAGACGTCGTACGAGGAGTGGCAGGACGCCTGGCGGCGCACCCTCGGCGTGAACCTGCTGGGCGCGGCCAACGCCGCCTGGTGCGCGCTGCGGCACATGTCCTCCGGCGCCCGGATCATCAACGTCTCCTCGCGCGGCGCGTTCCGCGGCGAGCCCGACAGCCCCGCCTACGGCGCCAGCAAGGCGGGCATGAACGCGCTGAGCCAGTCGCTGGCCATCGCCCTGGCCCCGCGCGGCATTGCGGTGGCCGCCGTGGCCCCCGGCTTCGTCGAGACCGACATGACCAACGAGCACCTCAAGGCCCCGCGCGGCGACGCCATCCGGGCCCAGAGCCCGTTCGGCAGGGTGGCGCGCCCGGAGGAGATCGCCGCGGCCGTCCTGTATCTGGCCTCGCCGGCCGCCGAATGGGCCAGCGGCGCCGTGCTCGACCTCAACGGAGCCTCGTACCTGCGCTGA